The Triticum dicoccoides isolate Atlit2015 ecotype Zavitan chromosome 6A, WEW_v2.0, whole genome shotgun sequence genome has a window encoding:
- the LOC119316183 gene encoding ankyrin-2-like: MEGRMDARLLAVACSGSFHDLESLLDGTPAAYTMGSSARRPPSLYAVTARSDTLLHVVAASHGDSEDLLSKASLVYDKAPSLLFVQNSQGDTPLHRAARAGNIRMVSRLTVLANGQGINNAKGLLETQNKLKETALHEAVRIGNNDMVNWLMTQHRELASFPEEGTSPLYLAILKENKIVAETLYELHAFLNLNFVR; encoded by the exons ATGGAGGGTAGGATGGACGCCCGGCTGCTAGCAGTGGCCTGCTCTGGCTCTTTCCATGATCTGGAATCACTCCTTGACGGGACACCAGCCGCCTACACCATGGGAAGCTCGGCGAGGCGGCCACCTTCTCTGTATGCGGTTACTGCTAGAAGTGACACTCTTCTCCATGTGGTCGCCGCCAGCCATGGCGATTCTGAGGACTTATTGAGCAAAGCCAGTCTCGTCTACGACAAGGCACCCAGCCTCCTCTTCGTGCAAAACAGCCAGGGAGATACACCCCTGCACCGTGCTGCACGGGCGGGAAACATCCGAATGGTGTCTCGTCTAACTGTTCTTGCCAATGGCCAGGGTATTAACAATGCTAAGGGGCTGTTGGAAACGCAAAACAAGCTGAAAGAGACAGCCTTGCACGAGGCTGTACGCATTGGGAACAATGATATGGTCAACTGGCTCATGACGCAGCATCGAGAATTGGCCAGTTTTCCTGAAGAAGGTACTTCGCCGTTATACCTGGCCATCTTAAAGGAAAATAAAATCGTCGCCGAAACACTTTATGAGTTGCATGCATTTTTAAATCTCAATTTCGTC AGGTAA
- the LOC119318670 gene encoding wall-associated receptor kinase 4-like, translating into MTTPSRPHSQLLPKILLFVLLSATIPHLILEAAAAEQDEQQPITLPGCPDKCGNISIPYPFGMKSGCFREGFQVTCNDSFNPHRAYLANSGVYQYIHEEYDRVKPEFSKLWLRTLDTRAFELIDISIANGEARAYGAVSSVCSQNETDYISKNQHMKLGEKMSPFFLSTERNVLIGVGWRVQTRVYSHLWSPSVHGNSQKELILSCLSDLADPQLLAFATNGSCKGRGCCEAALPEALPITVLGLAFTMNNNNTLFKTNPCSYAMVVESSWYNFSTPDMYGYEVLPNRYPRGVPFVIDFSIPNGSCPAKGQPPPSDYACVSGNSSCANTTTGQGYVCKCWDHYEGNPYIVNGCQDINECELRDLYPCSADGVCKNKLGGYDCPCKPGMKGDGIKGTCTDKFPATARVILGGIGGVFIIAAISFLILLRKEKKKTRQFYEKNGGHTLEKAKFIKLFEKERLKPIFKSSNFIGKGGFGEVYKGILDNEPVAVKKPISGSVLENEQFANEVIIQSQVIHKNIVRLIGCCLEVEAPILVYEFLCSGSLDDILHGKNKVPLNLGVRLSIAAESADGLVYMHSKTNIKILHGDVKPANILLDEKFVPKISDFGISRLIARDKQHTGSIIGDMSYMDPVYLQTGRLTEKSDVYSFGVVILELISRKKATHSEGSSLVINFLEAYKKERKATHLFDKEIIVTEDLEVLNSLTGIAVECLSLDVDQRPSMTDVFNRLFILNQSHKSQLVCEL; encoded by the exons ATGACCACGCCTTCGCGACCCCATTCCCAGCTGCTGCCAAAAATCCTACTCTTTGTCCTCCTTTCAGCGACGATTCCTCACTTGATCCTGGAGGCTGCTGCTGCTGAGCAAGATGAGCAGCAGCCTATCACACTTCCAGGTTGCCCCGACAAGTGCGGCAACATAAGCATTCCCTACCCATTCGGCATGAAGTCCGGATGCTTCCGCGAGGGCTTCCAGGTCACCTGCAATGACTCCTTCAATCCTCATCGCGCCTACCTTGCCAACAGTGGAGTATACCAATATATACACGAGGAGTACGACAGGGTGAAG CCAGAGTTCAGTAAACTTTGGCTTAGAACGCTGGATACCAGGGCGTTTGAGCTCATCGATATATCCATTGCAAATGGTGAGGCGCGTGCCTATGGCGCGGTCTCATCTGTCTGCAGCCAAAATGAAACCGACTACATATCCAAGAATCAACATATGAAGTTGGGTGAGAAGATGAGTCCGTTCTTCCTGTCGACAGAGCGCAATGTTCTCATCGGCGTCGGCTGGAGAGTCCAGACTAGGGTCTATAGCCACCTATGGTCGCCGTCAGTACATGGCAACTCACAGAAGGAATTAATTCTCTCCTGCCTTTCAGACCTTGCGGACCCGCAGCTCCTCGCGTTCGCGACAAACGGGTCATGCAAGGGGCGGGGCTGCTGTGAAGCTGCCTTGCCGGAAGCACTTCCCATCACCGTGCTTGGTCTGGCGTTCACTATGAACAACAATAACACCTTGTTTAAGACCAACCCGTGCTCCTATGCCATGGTGGTGGAGAGCTCATGGTACAACTTCTCCACGCCAGACATGTATGGCTACGAGGTGCTACCCAATAGATACCCGAGGGGCGTCCCTTTCGTGATCGATTTCTCCATCCCGAACGGTTCATGTCCGGCGAAAGGCCAGCCGCCACCTTCAGACTACGCCTGCGTCAGCGGCAACAGCTCCTGTGCCAACACGACTACTGGCCAGGGGTATGTTTGCAAGTGCTGGGACCACTACGAAGGCAACCCTTACATCGTCAATGGATGCCAAG ACATCAATGAGTGCGAGCTCCGCGATTTGTATCCTTGCTCCGCTGACGGGGTATGCAAAAATAAGTTAGGAGGCTATGACTGTCCGTGTAAACCAGGAATGAAAGGCGACGGCATAAAAGGAACCTGCACAGATAAATTCCCCGCAACAGCACGGGTGATTTTGG GTGGAATAGGTGGTGTTTTTATCATAGCAGCCATATCATTCCTTATTCTTCTTcgcaaagagaaaaagaaaactagACAATTTTATGAGAAGAACGGTGGGCATACATTAGAGAAGGCAAAATTCATAAAACTGTTTGAAAAGGAGAGGCTCAAGCCAATTTTTAAGAGTAGCAATTTTATTGGGAAAGGTGGTTTTGGTGAAGTTTACAAGGGAATTCTTGATAATGAACCAGTCGCAGTGAAGAAGCCGATTAGTGGTAGTGTGCTAGAGAATGAACAGTTTGCAAATGAAGTCATCATTCAATCTCAAGTCATCCACAAGAACATCGTTAGGCTCATAGGTTGTTGCCTAGAAGTCGAAGCCCCGATTCTAGTCTATGAGTTTCTCTGCAGTGGTAGCCTCGATGACATTCTTCACGGCAAAAACAAGGTGCCCCTCAACTTGGGTGTGCGTTTAAGTATTGCTGCAGAATCAGCAGATGGTCTGGTTTATATGCACTCAAAAACCAATATCAAGATCCTACATGGTGACGTTAAACCAGCAAATATACTTTTGGATGAAAAGTTTGTGCCAAAGATTTCAGACTTTGGTATATCAAGGTTGATTGCGAGAGACAAACAGCACACGGGATCTATTATTGGTGACATGAGTTATATGGATCCAGTATATCTGCAGACAGGCCGACTAACAGAAAAAAGTGATGTATACAGTTTTGGAGTTGTCATCTTGGAGCTTATTAGTAGGAAGAAAGCCACACATTCCGAGGGTAGTAGCTTAGTGATCAATTTCCTTGAAGCTTACAAAAAAGAGAGGAAAGCAACTCACTTGTTTGACAAGGAAATTATTGTAACTGAAGATTTGGAGGTTCTGAATAGTTTGACAGGGATCGCCGTGGAATGTCTTAGCCTTGATGTGGATCAAAGGCCATCGATGACAGACGTATTCAATCGCCTTTTCATATTGAATCAATCCCATAAGTCGCAGCTTGTTTGTGAATTATAG